Proteins encoded in a region of the Octopus sinensis linkage group LG8, ASM634580v1, whole genome shotgun sequence genome:
- the LOC115215083 gene encoding probable lysosomal cobalamin transporter yields MVSVSVALIEGWLPFVVILLLILVFSTFYVRHFMSKYDSEWSSTMAAIVGLSAALVTSAIVPVDIFLVSYMKDSDGHFREWANNSSARDHVMNSVLISYYVMYGLLTFLFFLFLPFMYFFFEEKDDIEQPTVATRCCGAFKYTFVFVLIAAVLLILGAFLPKRDIDNASNATDWQKIEDLLKSLGDNRGEDALSFLISSLSLLGMLAIITYTAYGMSAMPVRLIKGYRNIGKDRLAAEQIRSVTTKNIDAIKSKYTGRRSISSRDQARISELEENRRFLERQERHLAEEQNSCLRKCLLVFRPFEIFVGVFCLLLTLLIFLSLLLTNIDKAMNSLGYKIGYALPKSTLPNPIDMILVFSQKVYPLDYIIILLIIIYLVFCSISGIRNLGIWFFCVRLYKIRPYRTTPQGMLMMNMILMLIVLSINIILFELTPQYSSFGSEVYVNTTYVPAGNSSSTPPVMSCNVAAPEDLCIMTRLAVLLTKFFYTMWFFGAAYYWFSWVFLAVIPIGFIIVVVRRKRSAIEGLVDHDDFEDSDDDLIHA; encoded by the exons ttAATTCTTGTATTTTCAACCTTCTACGTCCGTCATTTCATGAGTAAATATGACAGTGAATGGAGTTCTACGATGGCCGCTATCGTTGGGCTGAGTGCAGCTCTTGTCACTTCGGCCATAGTCCCTGTTGACATCTTCCTTGTCTCCTACATGAAGGACAGCGATGGACATTTCCGG gAGTGGGCCAACAATTCCTCTGCCAGAGACCATGTTATGAACTCTGTTCTGATCAGTTATTATG tTATGTATGGACTTCTgaccttcctcttcttcctcttcttgccattcatgtattttttctttgAGGAAAAAGATGATATTGAACAACCAACTGTGGCGACT AGATGCTGTGGAGCATTCAAATATACTTTTGTATTCGTTTTAATTGCTGCTGTGCTACTCATCTTGGG agctTTCCTACCAAAACGTGACATAGACAATGCTTCAAACGCAACTGACTGGCAGAAAATTGAAGACCTTTTGAAAAGCTTGGGCGATAACC gTGGAGAAGATGCTCTCTCCTTTTTAATCAGTAGTTTAAGTCTGTTGGGAATGTTGGCTATCATCACCTATAca gCTTATGGTATGTCTGCCATGCCAGTCCGGTTGATAAAAGGTTACCGTAATATTGGCAAGGACCGTCTTGCAGCAGAACAGATCAGAAGTGTCACGACCAAAAATATTGATGCCATCAAAAGCAAA TATACAGGTCGAAGGTCAATATCCTCTCGTGACCAAGCTCGAATATCTGAACTGGAGGAGAATCGTCGGTTTCTGGAGCGACAAGAGCGACACTTGGCCGAAGAACAGAACAGCTGCCTGAGAAAATGCCTCCTTGTTTTTCGACCCTTCGAGATCTTTGTGGGTGTTTTCTGCCTCCTGTTAACCCTTCtgatcttcctctctcttctgcTAACCAA tatTGACAAAGCAATGAACAGCCTTGGTTACAAAATTGGTTACGCTCTTCCTAAAAGCACCTTGCCAAATCCTATTGATATGATTTTGGTTTTCAGCCAGAAG GTTTATCCCTTGGATTATATCATTATTCTCCTTATCATCATTTATTTAGTCTTCTGTTCCATCTCTGGAATTCGGAATCTGGGTATTTGGTTCTTCTGTGTTAGG CTGTACAAGATTCGACCATATCGAACGACCCCTCAAgggatgctgatgatgaatatgatactGATGCTGATAGTCCTGTCCATTAATATAATCCTTTTTGAATTGACTCCTCAGTATTCTTCATTTGGCAGTGAAGTTTATGTG AACACCACATATGTCCCTGCAGGCAactcttcttctactcctccagTTATGAGCTGTAATGTCGCTGCACCAGAAG ATCTCTGCATAATGACGAGATTGGCAGTTCTACTCACCAAGTTCTTCTACACTATGTGGTTTTTCGGTGCTGCTTATTATTGGTTCTCATGGGTTTTCCTtgct GTGATTCCTAttggttttattattgttgttgtaagaCGCAAAAGATCTGCCATTGAGGGCCTTGTTGACCATGACGACTTTgaagacagtgatgatgatttGATCCACGCCTAA